GTTTATAAGGGTTCGATGaatgtactattatcaacttcaacttaagcattttgattaaTGGTTtgaaccaaacgaagttgataagtcggttagcccatcaggcttgaaccgtgacatttggtatcagaatcgacctagtatttgggcatggtgagggagtTCAAGTAGGAAATAACtactcgtggatggagtcagaggactcgtcacagCGTGGAGCCATCACTTGGCTACGTCTCATATGCACCATGTTAGGATTTGATCTGGGCTATGTTAGGCCTTGACAAGGATGTCAAGTCCTTGAGTGGGAAAAATTATAATACctcaattagtcccacatcaaaagTGGCAAAACTAAGATTGTGGCTTAAaagggtttgatgagtgtactactatcaatttcAGTTTACGTATTTTGGCTAGTGGGTTGAgctaaacgaagttgataggtcaaTTAGTCTATTAGGCTCGAGTCGTGACATAAAGACTACTTATGTTGAAACCATTATAGTTCGTAAGATCAATTGGTATACTTTTGCAAGCCTTGTCACAAAATGTTGATTAATTTTGGTTTTTGCATCACTTATATAGATTCTTATTTCCAAGTTGGAATATATATGAAGAATATGCCTATTATATTTCTCAAAAAGTATACTGATATGCTTCTAGTCATTTGCATTTTCTTTGCAAACTTCTTATGTGTTGAAGAAATGAGTGTTGTTAGAAATATTCTTATAATTTACTTTTTTTCTTGATAGCGTTTTGCTGCTGTCATTATGAGAATAAGAGAACCAAAAACCACTGCCTTGATATTTGCCTCTGGAAAGATGGTAAGTAAGCTGAGTACCATACATATCACATTTCCATGTTCTTTGGTATTTTAGTTATAGAGTTTATTTACTAATAATAGTTTGTCACTGTTAAAGTCTATAGTATTAACAGTGGCTCTTTTCACAATTATTTATGTTTGGAATATTTAAGGAAGACTTCTTTGATTTACTTACTttttgtgaattttgctaagttagcTTATAATCATGAAATTACAATGGTGCATATGCATTGCATGTATACATCTTGCAATTCAGTGTCTGTGATATGGATTTCTTTTATATGTGAATCCCTTTCTCATTTAATCCAAATTTAAATGTTTCATCAACATAAACAGATCATGTGGAtattttgttcttgttcttgttctcTTTATTTCGACTTTTTCTTCTATGCTTGGTGATTAACTGTTGACAATTGTGAGATGGTACATATGATGTGTTTAACACTTCAAATCCTTTTTAGGTATACTTATggtttcttatttttttaattcattttgTGGCTGcaataagaacaaaaattgaaCTCATTTGAAGATTCATCTGTGGTATCTTTCTTTCCATGTCTTTGTGAATGATAATTAATTGACTAATAGATGGGATCATGTATAATCACTGCAGCACAGTGCCATCACTCATTCTGCATGGCGAGGACTGTTGCATGCATTGATGTGCCATGTGTTGCCTGTTGCAGATTGGCCTGTGACTAGTGTTCTTATATGAGCATGGTACTAGCATATAATTGCCGATGCTGGTGTTTCACAAACACAGGCGGTCATTTATGGCATGACAATCCATTGGAGGGAGAATGATTCTAGACCTGTAGCAGTTATACACAAAAGGAATGAGTTTATAAATTGAATATTAGATTGAGGGGTGAGAGTTGTCTTCTATCTTGGATTTATGTGACCAAGCGCTGCCCAGCTCTACAGTTTCAGATTTCTCTCTTGTCAGTTTTAGGCTTTGGTTTTGTTAGTATATGTCTCCTGTGATGTAACCTTTAACATCTTATGACTAGAAATTTATGAAGATGCAGGTTTGTATAATATCATACATAAAGTGCCAAAGATTACTGTAGAGCTAGCAGTCCATTTCCTGCCTGTGTTATTGGAAGGACCCTATGCTACCTTGGGATTTCCAAATACTATTTTTGGTTGAGAAACTAATTGTGAATATTTTCCTTGCATTGAGGGGGGCAATGTCGGAGGATAAACCAAAAAATGCAGTTTTTCTATTGAGAATGGTGTAGTGTCAGTTTGAGTGTCTTTTACCTTGAAGGATGAGGATGTGTTGTGCACATTGTGACTTGTTGATAGTTTAAAGGTTGAAATGGGATTTGAGAGTTTATAATTCAGAAATTTGCTGGTCATCTCTCTTAAATAATATCAAATGTTGGTGTGGTTTTTATTTTTAACTATCATATTGGTTGCAAAGCTTAGGTTCTTGCCAACTTGTATAATGGACATATATTTGTCGCATTgtatacatataatttttttgtatCTGCTTGTTTGAGTTTTTCTCAGAATCTTAATTGTCAGTATGAGCACACAACTTTTCTCGTTGAAATATTGAATATCATTTTAGTAGATATATATTCTGTCATGAGAGCTTGCTATCCTGTTAGCTCTTGGGAAAAATGATGTTGAACAAGTTGTTGGTTGTCCAACCAAAATACTGTCCTGTTGAGATGGTGGATGATATCTAGTTGGAGAATGTAGGATGTCTCCATCAGATTATTGTGATGGTGTTTGTTAGTAAGAGTTTCTTTGTTCCACGAGCAGTGAGTTACCTAGTATTTGCTGGCATGTCTGATTAAAACATCCCTGAAGCAGAGTGTAATAATAGTTTGAATAGTAGTAAATCCTTCTCATTTAGATGCCTGCTCTTTCAAGCTTTAATCCTTAAGATAGGATGTTTGCCACATTTTTAAGCTGTTGCAGTTTGCTTGAGGTCATAATGATCAATACTTGATAGCAAAATGTGGCGTTGTGATTCTGGATTTGATCTTGCTCCACATAATTTATCAGAGCTATCAGCAATTTTCATTTATTGCAAGGAAGTTGCTTGTCTGTTTTGCAATGGAAGTATTTGTTGATAGAAAAAGCTACTTGACTTGTTGTTATTGATGTAGATAAACAAAAAATAGTTCTGTTTAGTATTAAGCAACAACAACTGTCATTTGGACAAAAATATCTGCTTTTTCTTTCTTGATCTTCTGTTGTCTTTGAAAATACTTGATTATTGTAGTTTAATAGTATCCTAATCTGCTTTTGTTCGTTTTTTTATAGGTTTGTACAGGGGCCAAGAGTGAACATCAATCAAAACTTGCAGCACGGAAGGTACCTTAGAACAGTGAACCTGATGTTTATGCTTCCATTATCGATCTTGTCAAATGCATTGTTTGATAGATATTTATGCACTGGGTTTTCTAAGAATATAACTATGTATTCATGATACTTCTCTTTTTGCAGTATGCTCGCATTATTCAGAAGCTTGGTTTTCCAGCAAAATTTAAGGTATTTAGTTGCTTGTGAATTTTGGTGTTCTCTCATCGTTATATTCTTCTCCTCGCTCTCTCTAATTGTTGCTACCATTTCTAGGATTTTAAGGTCCAGAACATTGTCGGTTCCTGTGATGTGAAGTTCCCTATAAGACTCGAGGGCCTTGCTTATGCCCATGGTGCTTTCTCCAGTGTAAGTTATTATTAGTATATCTAAAAGTTACCTAAATTCTATGTTTATCTTTCATGGATTTTTTGACTTCTTTAGTTTCTTCGTTTTTCAAACAGCAGCAAATAATTTGTTAGCATTAGAATATTCAGGTCAGTCCTGCATGGACTGCTATCCATTAGATATCAAGCAGAGTTATGATACATCTCTATTTTTTAAGAATGAACATTTGTTGGTTTTGCAACAAATCATTTGTTTTTGCAAATCATTTAATAATTTGAACATTTGTTTCCATTCTGCTATTATAAGCATCGTTAGTTTTTGGACATGCAAGCGGCTTCTTGATCTGAATTCATCTCCCTGTCTATTTTCTTTATTAGTATGAACCGGAGCTTTTTCCTGGCTTGATATATCGGATGAAGCAACCAAAGATTGTGCTTCTCATTTTCGTATCTGGCAAGATCGTTCTCACTGGGGCGAAGGTAAAACTTTGTCCACTGAAATTTCCATAAATAAATGATTGTGCTATGTCTTATACTGTCCATCGGTGAGACAGGTGAGGGATGAGACGTACACGGCATTTGAGAATATATATCCAGTCCTCACAGAGTTTAGGAAGGTCCAACAATGGTAAGAGAAACTGTTGCAACATATTAGTCATATGCTCATGCAGAGACATACTTGTATGAGTCGATGCAAGCTAGTTTAACTTTTCACTCTCATATTAGCAATCTTTTGGCTTGTTCCTACCTTTATTATTTTCGACGTGACCGAAACTTTCGTACAAGTGAATATAGCATACTCTCGAATTGGAATCGAAGGTTCTAGTAACTGTTTCTGCAGTTGAGTCCCTGCTTCAACACATTTGAACTGTTGTTTTTGATAGTCTTAAGGCCTTTCCCTGCAATACTAAGTGTTCCAATCGATGATTTTTCCTTTTTCAAATGCGTGGcagacttttttttttcccctcctcTTTGCTGTTGTTGTGCTATTGACTTTTCTTGATGCCGAATTGTTTCTCATAAAAAGCTAACCAAATGATTAGTATGCATATCAACGCCAGGTATCATGCTGCCATATCTGTTTTTAAGTTTTGTAATTTTCATGGGCGAGTTATAAAGATTTTCATTTAAGGTGCTCTATTTGATCCTTTTTAAGGATTAGGTGTTCTATTAAAACATCGTCTTCATACTAATCATGTATCATATTCATCATTTATGTCTCtaattttattctttatgcaGATACTGTCATGAGATGGAGGCGGCAAGGATGGAGTAGCCATCAATTCTTTTAATATTCGATTGTAcatagggtgaagaatctgcagcAGGGATATGCTTCAGGAGCTGTCAATGAATCGATAGCTTTCAGTGGATGTGTCATACTCCCCCCAAAGTATACTCGGTGAAAAGCTTTAAACGCCATACATTACATGATCGACTGGTAAAAGTGGTAAACCTCCCTCCATCAGGCAAACAAACACCAGAGGCTGATCTGAAGTTTTCCTCTCGAAGGAACAGTTGTTCTCTTATTGAGATACGATGTGAACCAACAATGTTCTTCTTGTTGCCACTGTATTGAGATACAGAGCGACATGACATGCTTTTCCTTTTTGATGAGCAACCAACCATGGGAGGTCATGTTTGTGCTGTTCGTCTGTGGTCATCCGTATGTATATGTGGATCGAACAATCAATCTTGATATGGGGGAATAAGGTATTTAGTGTTTAATACAACTATTTATCTGATGGACTAGATTTAAGACGCTAGAGATATTCTCAACCAATTAACTGCTTGCTGATATTTAGTGTCTTTGAGGCATCATGGAACACAGAATCATGCAGACATGAAGGATGAACCAAAACATGTTGTTCCTAAATGCGCAACATAATAGCAACCCAAACCTAATACAGATGCACTGCTATGGCTTCTTCTTGCACAAAGAATGAACATCTGCCACCGACAAACAGCTTTCCAATACAGAAAACAAACGAAAACACATTAAGAGAGTCCCTAATACAAAATTCTGTGCCAAAGATGTTATTCTTGCAGAAAACGAAAAGAACCAAAAATACACTATTAAGGAGGAGAGCACAGGGAACAGGTTGATTGCCTCTAATACCTAGGATCTCAAATCACCAATCTCCCACCTTGACTGAAAActagaaaaaggaaaacaaactAAAATCAATATTAAACTGGGATAAGAAAACTACAGCTTTGTTACGGCCGAGGCAGATGTTAAGCACACACATCATCGGCCTGATGCCTCAGGGACTAGGTTGCAAATCTCCATTATGCTCAAAGGTGGCTTCATGAACCTAGCAACCAGTTGGCAACACCATTTAACCACACACAACATCAGCTACCGTAGCCACACCATTCGTCTCTGATAGCACATCTTCTGCAAGTGCAAGACCACCCTGTGCTTGTTCTTTCTTCATGACTGTAACCACTTCCACAGGGTTCTGTGACCCAGGCTTTCCGTAAGCCCCATCCTCATCTTTCTCATCCATAACCTGAAATGGAAATCATACAAATGAGCACTGGAGAGGATATCTTAGAAAATATAACGCAAATTAAAAATTTCCAAGCTGTCTAAACGAGCAAGTTTGATGAAGTTCTATCACTGCAACAAACAAAATGAGACCAACAGAAATAGGAAGAGGCAGAACCACACAGTAAATTAACATTTTCAAATGCACGAAGCTGAAAACCATTGATCCCTGGGTTGTGCCATACGTCACAAGTTGAAACATCTAATGGATTTTAGAATTTTAGACATATATAATCTGATCATGCCTTTTTCTGAAATTGCTCTTGCTTCCTTCTCTTCTCTTGCATCACGTTCTGGCGGGTTTcatagaaactgaaatcatcCAAAATGGATGTCTTCCTCACATGCTCTTTGAAAAGCTTAAGAAGTTGAAGACCTTGCTCGAGCTTCacctgaaaaaaaaaagtggGTCAGAATGGTTCAAATTGAAAAGCCAAACGGTTAACACTAGTAAAAATTCCTCACCTCCTGAGTGTCTCGACTGTTTGTGACTGGTTTATTGTCATTGTTCTCCACTTTGATGTGCTTTAAAATGCTATTGGGAACATCCTTTACAATATGCCACTTGACAGGAAAACATCCAATCCACTTGTCCTGCTGCCAGAAATCCAGTGTTTTGTTAAAATCAACTGGACCTACCATTTCTGCCACACCAACAAACTGTCCACTTGTATTGACCTGTAAATCAACAGTGAAACACTCATCATCCTGATgagataacaaaaaggggaagagatTGCTAAAAGTTGTAACTAATGCTTacagagaaaaacaaaaaaatagggCATCCACTTGTCTTCTCCTTGGACTCCAGATAAGCAGCATCAAGCTTCTTGTTTCCGTGGAGAGTACTAGCCCAAACATTGTACTTGATACTCTTGTGAATATCATCCTCACTATATGACTTAATGATGAAAAACTTAGCATCTGAATATGTTTCAGGGAAGTCTGTCTTGTTGTACTGATCTCCTTCAGGAATAACAGTAGAATCCTGAACATTTACATTTTCAGGTAGGCTTTGTCCCCTTACTGCAAGAGTAATAGTAGGTCCAAACCCCCTCTGGTTTCTGAAACGACCAGCTCTTGGTCCTTTATTAAGCTCACTCAGACCATCCAAGTTTTCATTACCATATCCATAGAATCCATTGCCTCGGGCCCTTGGCTTATATTTGCTATCCACAGACATCCCCCATCTTCCATTCATTCTGGAGTCGTACATGTTTGAACAAAAACCATGACCATTGCCAAATCCATTAGCATTCTGGCCATAcattcgattgttaggatacaTCTTGTTTGCAGTTCCAGGACCTGCTGGCCTCGGGGAATGCATTCCCtgtcacaaataaaaataaaatccttcaTAACACTGACACAATGTCTTGAAAGAAAGCCAAAATAAACTAAGTCAATCAATTCAGCTCCAAGTATTTGCCCGAAAAGTATTCCAACAATTGATTTGactaaaaaaaaattgcaaagtAAATAAATATACACATTAACAAAACATTTAAAGATCAGAAGCAGCTCTTGGCTTGCTGCGGAGTGAAATTTCTATATCAGATAAGATATGCATAAAAGTGATTACTATGTCTCCTGATAAGTACTACAATTCTCatcagcaaaatttataaacattTCAACTAACAGAAAATTGCATCAAGCTACATACCATCAGATGAGGAAGGGGGCGGAAATTCTGATTTCTTGTGGGCATAGTATTGCGATCATGTGAAGTCATAGAAGAGACAGCATTCGCTGTAACTGGTCTCTGTTGCCCATCGGGATACGTAGTACCATCAAACCATGGAACAGATGACCACACTCCGTCAAAACCAAATCTTGGATCCTGGTAGCCCGAAGAAGGAAGCCCACCGGACAAAGCACCTTTACCAAATGAGATGCCTGGATTCAACAATGAATTCTGTTGGCCTGGTCTTGTCTTTTCTGATTCATTGTTGCCATTTGTGCTTCCTTTAGCTGTTCCATTTGAATTAGATTTTGTGGTATCCACTGGAATAGGAGGAAGGTCGGCAGCAGTAGATGTAGAAACCTCCCCTTCAGAAATAGGAGTTTGATTTGTTTTGTATGGTGTGCTGGTGGGTATGGGTGGCTGGTAATACGTAGCTGGATACTGGTAATGTTGAGGCCCATATAGTTGACTATTGTGTGCCAAAGTCGGAACTGTGGATCCAGGAGAAGGATATTGACTATAAGGAGCATAACCATATCCATGCTGATACATGTCCCCATAAACTCCCTGCCAGTAAACAGGAAATGCCATCACAACTTGCtatcataataatataaattCAGAATAAAAATATGAGACTTGGAAAATAACTGATTGCATTAAAATTAGGAAACTAACCTATCATAAGTATGAGAATACAGAATCAAGAACTGGAAAACAGCAAGGAAACTTACAAGTGGAGGCACCTCCACTCCATTGGGGGTGACATACCTAGGGTAGTCCTCCCACTCAGTCATTGAGCCATCATAACCTGAAAAATTCTCGAAAATAGTGAGATGATTCCTTCAtagtaagagaaaaaaaatactaaAGCAACCAAATGGTTTCATCCTAACCAAAGCAAACATTCTGAAACAACAACAACACATATTGTCATTGATCAGATAAGTTTACTTAACATCACCAATAATCAAACAATTCAATAagttcttgaaatcacacaaatAAACAGAGTTGAAATCAATTTAACCTCCATAGTAGAAAGATGAAGCGTATCCATTCGGTATGTAGCACATGCTAGCATCCATATGCTCATGAAGTAGAGGAGTCAGAGACCGTTCGGCTGTTGGGATCGGTGCCATTGGCAATTCACCGCCACTAGCTGAACCATACTGAACTCCAGAAGGCTGCTAGGAATCGAAAGGCGTCAATACTTTCAATATTGTAATCTGTAATCTACACTCGTCATCCACAACTACTAATTGGCAAAGTTAATAAAGCTACCTTCTTTATAACATCTGAAGCATCATTACTCTGGTCCTTTGGATCCAAGGATAACTTCTGCATCAGATCCGTAGCTGCTGTAACAGATTGATTAAGGAATAACAGTTCAATGAAAACTTATATATCACAACCCAAAAGCATACCAACAACAAAATCATCAGAAACCTCAGAATGATTTCAAGAACGTCACGGATAGCATCGAATCCAAGTTCATTCCTTTACGAGCTTAAGAACAAAGGCCACGTACAATATCTTCACAGAAGGAAAAATTCGACAAGACCGAACGACGAATCAACAAATTGAAGACAGGAAAACACTACCGCTCAGTGCTGATAAATCAGTTCAAAAACACGTTTTGACGACACTGAAGACCCACGGAAAAACGAACAAAAACCCTAAAAGACCAAATCTGCAGAGCAAAATTCCAGTATTTACACAGAAAAACGAACCAAGAAACCATCGAACAAACTGATCGCATCGAAGCCGAGGCGAAACAAGATGGAAACAGTATGATGTCCAGCCGAGGCAAGGATACAGTCGGCAGGAGTAGCGGGGGCGACAGCCGCCATGGTTGGATCTGGAGGTCGCGAGGGCGAGCACGCGATGACGCGATCGCCCAAACCTATAGAGGGCTTAAGGGGAAGAAACCCTAGGAGAGAGAAACCGGAGGGCGCCGCCACGGAGTGGGGGGAGAGAGAAGGGGGGTTACGCTCAGGACGAAACGTTATAACACGTGAGCCCTGATTTACTCATTTCTTTACACGCGTTTCGTATTCCTGCATTATTGGATGATTTATATGGGGTCCACCAAATATCATCTGAGCCTGTTCCACTGATCAGTCAGGTACGCGAAACGGGTTCTTGTATTCGAGAATCtcagaattattattattggattctCTCTTTTTTTCAGGTTTttgtcatcatcattattattattattattgttattattattattattatcataataataataattattattattattattattactactattatttttattttatataaggaTAATTTGGATCAATCCTTGATTTAGTTCCTTCCATGCACCCCAATTTAATTCACCAAGGTACATAATATactaaaatatcataaattacATTTTAATAgtagaaagaagattgatagagGATGTTGATGAAAATAAATTGATTTTTTCTGGTAATATTTAGATTTTAAGTAATTTCATTCAGATTGTGAATACAAAGTGGAAtcagatcatatatatatatatatatatatatatatatatatatatatatatatatatatatatagtaataacTTTGTGATTCCTAAAGAACATCTACCTCTTGTCTTCTTTTTGGTGTAGAATAATATATTTATGTTGGACTAAAATAATTCCTTCCTGAATTGTCTTATTGTATCTTTCATAACTGGTcaatcaattaaaatatttatttttatataaatgcaTAATAGTATAATACtcagaaaattataaaaaagtgATATAAGTATTCAATCATTCTCttcaaatttttatgatttattatgCATTAGATGCAGGGTTACATTATTAAAAAGATGAAAGATTACAACTAGCATAAAAGTATATCCCATCTCATAACATAGTTCTATaatctaaataattttataaaaatacataaatcaaatattagatactataatataaaaatatgaataacaaataatgaaatatatacaaataacataaaaaataaataatataatcacCAAATGATATAAAGATAGAATATAATTAATGATAATTATAATACATAGATAAGTaagatatcaaaattaataacttaaattaattattatttccgAAGGTAATATGCAAGTCCCCATCCGATTTCGATCATAGAATGCATGAATCAAACATGTCAAGGGATTTAGCCATTCTAATGTTAATTTCAGTGAAATTTTAATTCAGAATCTAACAATAAATGAGTGCCAGCTCAATAAtaggataaataaaaaatattactaattaatattaatatatcaACTCCAGTGTCATTAAACCCTAAATGTGGATAAATATTGTTCACAGAGTGAGCTTAACCTACTGCAATGAACTCCAATTTACAAAGTTGGATTAATCATAATCTTTAGATAAGGGCCAAAAGTAGCTTTTTGCTTCAGAAGAAACCTTAGGAAACTATTTGTGGACCTTCAAAATGAAGATTATGACTCCTTAATTAAGAAATAGAGATATGCCCCTtcattaagaaaatatatatatatcaattagcTTAGCCGGTAAGAGcttaagaaaatattaattttcaCAAGTATTGTGATCCAATCTCATCTTCGCTATTTATTCTttgtaaacaagaaaaagaagaaaagaaatcctCTTACTATGTTAAATATATAAtccttataaaattatttaataaaaaaattaaaaataaaatatagctATGTGttatgtaaaataaaaataaattgttaTAGTATAATAAAACATGATGGTAAGATGAGGCAAACATGTCGGAAGGATGACGGAGTAAGGAATATAattggatttttttctttttaatccttataatgaaaatatttaaagatttttgtgaaaattcaaatattttttttataataaataaagaatcgaaggtatttcatttttttcttagatTTTAAATGATCTAATTAGTGAACCCAATCGGTAAAAATGCGATATTTTTGGTCCGATGATCGGTTTGATCTGGGTTTATAACTATGATCCAAAAGTCTGCCTTCTCAGCTTTCCTTAGGCACTCAATCAGTGAAAGCCATTCTGCCAATTTGGGCTCAATTGCAGTGCATACACCTATCATAGTTAAAAGGAAACCTTTCTTTTGTTGCAATGTTACTTCAGTGTACAATGAAGTGTCAATGTATGGCTGATGAATTCCACAATGGCCTCATCTTCAACTGGAGAACAAATTGTTTTAGATTAATCTATTTAAGTCACCAATTCTAGTTGCTCTTTG
This DNA window, taken from Musa acuminata AAA Group cultivar baxijiao chromosome BXJ3-7, Cavendish_Baxijiao_AAA, whole genome shotgun sequence, encodes the following:
- the LOC135642118 gene encoding TATA-box-binding protein-like isoform X1 yields the protein MADQEFVGSQPVELSKHPSGIIPTLQNIVSTVNLDCKLDLKAIALQARNAEYNPKRFAAVIMRIREPKTTALIFASGKMVCTGAKSEHQSKLAARKYARIIQKLGFPAKFKDFKVQNIVGSCDVKFPIRLEGLAYAHGAFSSYEPELFPGLIYRMKQPKIVLLIFVSGKIVLTGAKVRDETYTAFENIYPVLTEFRKVQQW
- the LOC135583993 gene encoding YTH domain-containing protein ECT2-like isoform X1, with protein sequence MAAVAPATPADSATDLMQKLSLDPKDQSNDASDVIKKPSGVQYGSASGGELPMAPIPTAERSLTPLLHEHMDASMCYIPNGYASSFYYGGYDGSMTEWEDYPRYVTPNGVEVPPLGVYGDMYQHGYGYAPYSQYPSPGSTVPTLAHNSQLYGPQHYQYPATYYQPPIPTSTPYKTNQTPISEGEVSTSTAADLPPIPVDTTKSNSNGTAKGSTNGNNESEKTRPGQQNSLLNPGISFGKGALSGGLPSSGYQDPRFGFDGVWSSVPWFDGTTYPDGQQRPVTANAVSSMTSHDRNTMPTRNQNFRPLPHLMGMHSPRPAGPGTANKMYPNNRMYGQNANGFGNGHGFCSNMYDSRMNGRWGMSVDSKYKPRARGNGFYGYGNENLDGLSELNKGPRAGRFRNQRGFGPTITLAVRGQSLPENVNVQDSTVIPEGDQYNKTDFPETYSDAKFFIIKSYSEDDIHKSIKYNVWASTLHGNKKLDAAYLESKEKTSGCPIFLFFSVNTSGQFVGVAEMVGPVDFNKTLDFWQQDKWIGCFPVKWHIVKDVPNSILKHIKVENNDNKPVTNSRDTQEVKLEQGLQLLKLFKEHVRKTSILDDFSFYETRQNVMQEKRRKQEQFQKKVMDEKDEDGAYGKPGSQNPVEVVTVMKKEQAQGGLALAEDVLSETNGVATVADVVCG
- the LOC135642118 gene encoding TATA-box-binding protein-like isoform X2, producing MADQEFVGSQPVELSKHPSGIIPTLQNIVSTVNLDCKLDLKAIALQARNAEYNPKRFAAVIMRIREPKTTALIFASGKMVCTGAKSEHQSKLAARKYARIIQKLGFPAKFKDFKVQNIVGSCDVKFPIRLEGLAYAHGAFSSYEPELFPGLIYRMKQPKIVLLIFVSGKIVLTGAKVRDETYTAFENIYPVLTEFRKVQQ
- the LOC135583993 gene encoding YTH domain-containing protein ECT2-like isoform X2 is translated as MAAVAPATPADSTDLMQKLSLDPKDQSNDASDVIKKPSGVQYGSASGGELPMAPIPTAERSLTPLLHEHMDASMCYIPNGYASSFYYGGYDGSMTEWEDYPRYVTPNGVEVPPLGVYGDMYQHGYGYAPYSQYPSPGSTVPTLAHNSQLYGPQHYQYPATYYQPPIPTSTPYKTNQTPISEGEVSTSTAADLPPIPVDTTKSNSNGTAKGSTNGNNESEKTRPGQQNSLLNPGISFGKGALSGGLPSSGYQDPRFGFDGVWSSVPWFDGTTYPDGQQRPVTANAVSSMTSHDRNTMPTRNQNFRPLPHLMGMHSPRPAGPGTANKMYPNNRMYGQNANGFGNGHGFCSNMYDSRMNGRWGMSVDSKYKPRARGNGFYGYGNENLDGLSELNKGPRAGRFRNQRGFGPTITLAVRGQSLPENVNVQDSTVIPEGDQYNKTDFPETYSDAKFFIIKSYSEDDIHKSIKYNVWASTLHGNKKLDAAYLESKEKTSGCPIFLFFSVNTSGQFVGVAEMVGPVDFNKTLDFWQQDKWIGCFPVKWHIVKDVPNSILKHIKVENNDNKPVTNSRDTQEVKLEQGLQLLKLFKEHVRKTSILDDFSFYETRQNVMQEKRRKQEQFQKKVMDEKDEDGAYGKPGSQNPVEVVTVMKKEQAQGGLALAEDVLSETNGVATVADVVCG